gaataaatatgaaatataaataaatacaagaaaaaaaaaaaaaaaaaaaaatatatatatatataaatatatatatatattttatatatatatatatataatattacttTTTGTTAACCCGTTGTTCACTTcttaacaaaaaaaaaaatgttgtattatttatattgaaaaggcaaattatttatataatataccaaaaaaaaaaaaaaaaaacagatttgtataaataatctcatcatctatatatatttttttctatttttcgaagttatattaaataaaatattaggaaaaatatatatatatatatataatatatatatacatatattatattaaatatatattaatatataatatatgattttatttaaaaaccTACAAAAATGTACAATTAAAATAAAGAGGCGTTTCTTATATGATGagaataatatgattatatttatattatatattatacatatataatatatatatattataaatattgtataatttttttattatttacatataatgatatatataaatttatgtatgttttttttttttttttttttttttttttaagatatatatttcaaaattacatttaattaatatatttatattttatatatatttttatttgcttgatttatattatatatagagccatataatgaaataaaattatttgtacatatcggaaaaaaaaaaatataaatattttataaataaaatattttaatttttttaatattttataatttatttataaaagtttctcttaatattttaacaaaaaaggaatatttATACTACTAAGAGCAAGAaagaaagaagaaaaaaaaaaaaaggaataaaaatattattactatatttgagtaacatatatatagaagtatcttaatattatatgtatataaatatctccttttttttttttttttttaatactttccttgtatatttctatataattacatatatataatatataatatatttatttcaatttttaatgttatgattctttaatttcatgttttttatttatttatatataattaatatttattctattgtacataaaatatatatatatatatataaattatatatatgtttctttttcttttttttaaatataaaagaaaagaataaaaagaagaatatttttgttatatatatgatatagtgaaaaagaaagattatattttaaccataaaaaataataaaaataatgagaTGCATATGTGAATAggataatttatttttatgcCTAACAACAGTattgtatatgtatatataaaaagaatatatatatatatatatatatatatatatatatatatatatatatatatatattatatatatgtattttttttttttttttttcgtgtatatatatgcatatattcatatttatatatttccttttatattaaatataaaaagtgtaatataaatgtcGACAATTTTATAAAGTACTCATTAGaaatatgaaaatgtaTACAAGGAcaatatatagatatatttattttgtatgtaaaataaattagtaaaaagtattttaaaaataaaaatatattggACACGTTGTAGTATAGTTATTTCACAAAGAAACAAATGTATATGTgtacttatttttttgtatgtTGAAGGAATTAAAActgtatataattttttttattaccattaaatatatatatatatatatgtatattttctattttattatttttatttatttttttttttttttttttgtaattaaatatttcgattttatttttgtgtAAATTCTATACATTATATGTGGAGTTACGTTTgtatctatatattttgtacaATCGTAtagtttttatatattttttttaaaacaataaaatagTGTTAAAtggtattatatatatatatatatatatatatttatttatttatttatatatattcgTCTACAGCccataataaaaaaaaaataaataaataaataataaaatattatatgtcgtgtatataagatatatattatatatcacccattttttatatgacatatattttatgtatgaCTCCTTTTTTGTCATAAaacaatttaaaaataatggCTATCAGGGTACAGTTTGAAAATTCGAATGAGGTGGGTGTTTTTTCAAGATTAACAAATTCGTATGCTCTTGTAGCTTTAGGAGGATCAGAAAATTTTTCTAGTGTGTTTGAATCCGAGTTATCACAACACATTCCCCTAGTATATACAACTATAGGAGGTACCAGAGTAATAGGTCGGGTTTGTGTTGGTAATAGGAAAGGGCTTCTTGTTTCAAGTATATGTACAGATCAAGAGTTATTACATTTGAGAAATTGTTTACCtgaaaatgtaaaaataaaaagaatagAAGAAAGATTATCGGCTTTAGGAAATTGTATAACAACAAATGATTATGTAGGTTTAATACATACAGATATAGATAAAGAGACTGAAGAAATAATACAAGATGTATTAGATATTGAAGTCTTTCGAACTTCTATAGCAGGAAATTTATTAGTAGGAACCTATTCCTATTTTACAAATAATGGAGGATTATTACATGCAATGACTTCATCACAAGAAATTGAAGAATTATCAGAACTATTACAAATACCATTAATCACGGGTACTATAAATAGAGGAAGTGATCTTATAGGATCAGGGTTAGTAGCTAATGATTGGTCAGCATTTTGTGGAATGGATACTACAGCTATAGAACTTAGTATTATCGAAAAGGTATTTAaattgaataatataacagATAATAATGTGGAAGACAcctttaaatataaatcttCTATAATACAAACAATGATATgacattttttaatttatgtGTATAATATCATACATATGTACAAATAAATGTACCAACATgtatacaaaaaattacacaccatatatatatatatatatatatatttatttatttatttatttatttatatttttcatttttgtattttttttttttttttttttaatgcAATATTAATTGTACCTTAATCTACCACATTTTGTTTGTATAAATTTCGatatatgaacatatatatacccataatgaaaataataaaaaaaaatataaaataaaaaataaaaaatatattatattatattatattatattaaaataatattataaatgatgaatggtaattttgttttccctttttataaaaaaataaatcacaatgtatacatatatatatatatatatatatatatatatttatttatttatttatttatttatttatttttattggTTGGTAAAAATGACGAGTACCTCCTTTTCATTAACAGTAATTTTTTCCTCGAAGAATTTGTTCGTCAAATCGTGCACATCGTTTTCAAGATCAAGTATATTTAGATTTCTTCTTAAgcattttttaatatattcctTTTCGTTAAGCATATGATTTTTGAATGTTtgatcatatatatatatatgcatgAGTACAGGTGAGTTTTGATTTAATgataaattttttcttattttttgtatatgaTTACAGATTTCTCTTGCACATGCCATATTTTGTAATTGTTGATCAGCTGTAAAATCCATTAATATagtaatataattattactaaTAGCTTCAGTATTATgattttgtatattatgattcatttgtataataatatcatcttgttctaataatatattatctataataatttgtttattttgttgaaataatttaatatcttctgcattcatatttttaattttattttgtatatttttaatattagATCCTAATTTTACTCCTAATTTCTTATAATTAGGTATTGCTGAAAAATTTAAACACGTAATATCATTGGAATATTCTACATTAAGAACATttaattcttcttttatataattagaTATACGATCAAAATGTTTAAAGAATGATTCCTTTTCATGTAATATTGTTAATGATTTCAATGGTTTTTTATTTGgtgtttttcttttttctcttAAATTTCTTCctaataaaataacatcTTTCATGTGTTCAATAAGTTCTataaattcatattttataatatatttatcgTCTACTTGTGGtaacataataaaatgtacACTCTTATGTATATCCTTTAGATTTATATGTTCCTGTTTTATACTGCTTGTTTCgttattttcattatgtTCAATATTTTggttatttttatattttatatttcttaaaaatTGATACATATATTCCGAAATGAAAGGTGTAAAAGGGGCCATAATTattgtaaataaatataaagttTTACATAAGACATTTAATGATTGATGAGTATTTTCTTTACCTAATATACCTCTCATACGATCTCTATTCAATCTAATATACCAATTGGTTAAATTTtctataaaatttaataacTTGGGAAgtacattatataatttatatgcCTTCATTTCTGTATGTACTGAATTTATTAAACTTTGTAAAGACGAAAAAATCCATTGATCCATTATATtgtcatttttataaatataatccatatcaaataaaaattgttCCTTATTTGTAGTTTCATATCTTGTAACTTCTTGAGAAAAAAATCTAAAACTATGATAGTATGGTAATATAAAACTTTTCACAATTTCGTTTACTCCTTTTTCTtgaaattttaaattttcaGCACGTACAGCAACtgaatttattaaatataatcGTAAACTATCAGCaccatatttatttaatatatataatggaTCTGGATAATTCTTTAAACGTTTACTCATTTTCTTTCCATCAGAAGCTAAAACTAAACCATTACAAATTAAATTCTTAAAAGGAGCCTTATTAAAAAGTAAAGTACTAATAACCAGTAATGTATAAAACCAACCTCGAGTTTGATCTAATCCTTCCGCTATAAAATCTGCAGGGAATATTTTATGGAAATCATTTGTTTCGGTAGAAAAGGGATAATGTACTTTAGCATAAGGCATCGAACCACTCTCAAACCAACAATCAAAAACTTCTGgtattctttttaaattcGGATATTTATCACCTTTTggattttttatttcaatattatcaatataatGTCTATGTAaatcattaatatttttaataccAGATAATTCTTCTAAATGTTTTATACTTTCAACACATATAATAGTTTCCATCTTTTCATCACACCATATAGGTATAGGTGTACCCCAATATCTATTTCTACTAATACACCAATCTTTTGCATCCTTAATCCAATTATGAaactttttttcttttacaTGTGCTGGGATCCAATAAGTtgtttcattattttcaacTAATTTATTTGTTGAATTACTTACACGTACAAACCAAGCAGGAATAGCTCTATAAATTAATGGTGTATCACTTCTCCAACAGAAAGGATACGAATGGACAATAGTATTATTACTCATTAAtctattattttcttttaacattttctttataacATTGTCAGcatcttttatatacatatctTTTAATTCTTCTACTTCCTTAGTAAAATATCCATTCCAATCTAGAGGAtcaattaatatattactCTCCGGATCTATGATACCATATTTACAACATACTCGATAATCGTCTTCACCATAAGACGGAGCACAATGTACAACACCTGTACCAGCATCATCACTTACAAAATCATCACcaattattttatatgctctttctttaaaattatgtttttcataaaaattagTAAATAATGGTTTATATTTTAGTTCTTTTAGTTCACTACCAAGAAAACGATTCACAATTTGGATATTTTCTACATTCCATTTTAATTCTTTCATAATCCATTCTAATCTACATTCAGCAAAAGTAAACATTCTTTGACTTTCTATATGATACACTCTTAAATAGATGAAATGTTCATTAACACAAAGAGCAAGGTTTGATGGCAAGGTCCATGGCGTGGTGGTCCATGCCAACACTTCACAATGTTGACCATAAcaaatgttattattattatctatattattattattattattattatctatattattattattatctatattatttttattatctatattattatttttattaacattaATGTGATCACTGTATATATCCCCATCAGCATGTTTTTCATTGGACATGTCACATTTTGCTCTTTTCATAAAAGAATCATAAAGAACCGAATATTTCTGAACAAGGGGTTGGATATCATCTTGTAcattatatacatttttgaCATTCGGGAAATCagaacataatataaaactAATTATAATACTAGGATCTGGGGtttctttataatttaaatttaattcaAAATTGGATATGGGTGTATTACATTTACATGAATAGGGCATAACTTTAAAagatttataaatataattatttttatataattcacTAAAAACCCACCAAATACTTTCCATAAAACTTTTATCCATAGTTTTATAATCATTCTTAAAATCAATCCACCTACCAATACGTTGAACGGTTGCTACCCATTCTTtagaatattttaaaacaaTTCCTCGacatttttcattatatacatCAATACccatatttaatatatcttctcttttattaatattattctcTTTTTCTATTTCATATTCTACAGGTAATCCATGACAATCCCATCCAAATCTTCTCTCAACATAAAAATCGGattgataaaaatatctaGTAACACAATCTTTTATAATCCCAGCTAATAAATGACCATAATGTGGTAATCCTGTTGCAAAGGGAGGTCcatcataaaatatatatggcTTTTTATGTTTCGATAATTCATTCGATAAATTAAATGCATCAATATCTTCCcaatattttaatatcCTTTCTTCTTCCTCTACAATATTAGGATTATCACTTATTCCTGTAAATGTTAATGTTACCATTTCTTCGAATCTCAATGTATGgatttttttattaaaattaacaAACGATAACAATTTATTAACACGATATCCTGATATGTAATAACGTATTCTATCTATATTTACtcttataatattatcaacTCTTCTTATGATACTTTTATTGAAAACTAAACTGTTTTTActtatatgtatatttatatgtacaaGCTTTTTATTTGAAACCTTAAAAAAAGGTTCACTGAAAAattttaacatataaaaaataaaataaaatatacatatacatatatatacatatacatatatatatatatatatatatatatatatatatatatatatatatatatatatatatatatatatatttatgtgttattttttaaatatatatgatcacatatatacataatatattggAGATACTCAATTGAAGATGAGTATAAAGttctttaaataaaataaaacgcttaatattaatatttttatatttataatttcatgaaaaaatttaaaataacaataaagaaaaatatattacatatatatatatatatatatatatatatataatatattttttattttgggtatgcttatttattatttatagaaataaaaatttttaataattttataaatattatattataatattttggGTATATAACAATATGCCAACagaacatatatttttaagaTATAAGGAACtggaaataaatatttttcttaaaaaaat
The genomic region above belongs to Plasmodium reichenowi strain SY57 chromosome 13, whole genome shotgun sequence and contains:
- a CDS encoding isoleucine--tRNA ligase, putative — its product is MLKFFSEPFFKVSNKKLVHINIHISKNSLVFNKSIIRRVDNIIRVNIDRIRYYISGYRVNKLLSFVNFNKKIHTLRFEEMVTLTFTGISDNPNIVEEEERILKYWEDIDAFNLSNELSKHKKPYIFYDGPPFATGLPHYGHLLAGIIKDCVTRYFYQSDFYVERRFGWDCHGLPVEYEIEKENNINKREDILNMGIDVYNEKCRGIVLKYSKEWVATVQRIGRWIDFKNDYKTMDKSFMESIWWVFSELYKNNYIYKSFKVMPYSCKCNTPISNFELNLNYKETPDPSIIISFILCSDFPNVKNVYNVQDDIQPLVQKYSVLYDSFMKRAKCDMSNEKHADGDIYSDHINVNKNNNIDNKNNIDNNNNIDNNNNNNNIDNNNNICYGQHCEVLAWTTTPWTLPSNLALCVNEHFIYLRVYHIESQRMFTFAECRLEWIMKELKWNVENIQIVNRFLGSELKELKYKPLFTNFYEKHNFKERAYKIIGDDFVSDDAGTGVVHCAPSYGEDDYRVCCKYGIIDPESNILIDPLDWNGYFTKEVEELKDMYIKDADNVIKKMLKENNRLMSNNTIVHSYPFCWRSDTPLIYRAIPAWFVRVSNSTNKLVENNETTYWIPAHVKEKKFHNWIKDAKDWCISRNRYWGTPIPIWCDEKMETIICVESIKHLEELSGIKNINDLHRHYIDNIEIKNPKGDKYPNLKRIPEVFDCWFESGSMPYAKVHYPFSTETNDFHKIFPADFIAEGLDQTRGWFYTLLVISTLLFNKAPFKNLICNGLVLASDGKKMSKRLKNYPDPLYILNKYGADSLRLYLINSVAVRAENLKFQEKGVNEIVKSFILPYYHSFRFFSQEVTRYETTNKEQFLFDMDYIYKNDNIMDQWIFSSLQSLINSVHTEMKAYKLYNVLPKLLNFIENLTNWYIRLNRDRMRGILGKENTHQSLNVLCKTLYLFTIIMAPFTPFISEYMYQFLRNIKYKNNQNIEHNENNETSSIKQEHINLKDIHKSVHFIMLPQVDDKYIIKYEFIELIEHMKDVILLGRNLREKRKTPNKKPLKSLTILHEKESFFKHFDRISNYIKEELNVLNVEYSNDITCLNFSAIPNYKKLGVKLGSNIKNIQNKIKNMNAEDIKLFQQNKQIIIDNILLEQDDIIIQMNHNIQNHNTEAISNNYITILMDFTADQQLQNMACAREICNHIQKIRKNLSLNQNSPVLMHIYIYDQTFKNHMLNEKEYIKKCLRRNLNILDLENDVHDLTNKFFEEKITVNEKEVLVIFTNQ
- a CDS encoding translation initiation factor 6, putative, encoding MAIRVQFENSNEVGVFSRLTNSYALVALGGSENFSSVFESELSQHIPLVYTTIGGTRVIGRVCVGNRKGLLVSSICTDQELLHLRNCLPENVKIKRIEERLSALGNCITTNDYVGLIHTDIDKETEEIIQDVLDIEVFRTSIAGNLLVGTYSYFTNNGGLLHAMTSSQEIEELSELLQIPLITGTINRGSDLIGSGLVANDWSAFCGMDTTAIELSIIEKVFKLNNITDNNVEDTFKYKSSIIQTMI